The Herminiimonas arsenitoxidans sequence GAGGAACGACGGTGATGCGCGATGATCAAATCGACCAGCACCGCTTGCACTTGCCCCGAGCCTTCTTCCGCATGCTGCGTATTGCGTAAATCAAGCAAGCGCGCCACCCGCGTCAGTTGTGCACGCATGCGTTCAACGTTATAGACCAAGCCAACCGACACACCGTATTCATCCAGATGCGCGTAGATCTTGTCGGTCTGTGCCTGACATACCGCGATCAACATGCGTACGCTGCGCAAGGCAGACTCATCTCTATCGCCAGTCATCAGGTAATTTTCCAGCTCACGACGCAAGGCCATGAACGGCGTCGCCAACAAAGGCATGCGTGGCTCCAGACGCTGACGAAATGCCGGACTGATACCGATGGAAATAATCATCGTCACCAGATACAACATCGCTTCATCGATCTGTTTGCGATAGCCATGCGCGATGCCGTCATCTGCACCCAATTTCCACAAACGCGACAAGGTTCTGGGATCAAGTTCCAGCAACCATTCCGCATCCGATTCATCCTGAAACATTGCTGTAAACAATGTCGATAAATCATGTTGTCCTACTGGTGGTGGCAATACCAGTTTGACGATACGTTCTGATAATTCAGAAAAGAAAGCAGATTCACGCGGCAAGCCAGTCGCTGAAAAAAGCTCAGGACCAGTTGCCTCACGCAATGTTTTACGTAAAGTTGCCTGCACGATCTGTCTTACATCGCGATGCTCATCCAGCCAATCAAGCAAAAAGCGTATGCGCAAATTCTTGATACGACGCCATTCGCTATCGTCAAGAAAAGACACTTTAGGCTCGTGACGTATCCAGTCGGCCAGATCGATCATCCAATTGGCGCGCGCATGCCACGACGCATTCGGATCTGCGCGACGTACCAGAGGTTCAACTTGTTGCAGATAACGCGCATGATCAGCGTGATGCCGCAGGGAACCGCGGCGGAATCTGCGCCAAACAGCGAAGATTCTAAGGAAAGAGATTTTCATTATATTTATTGTAAGGAGAGGCTATCCTGAAACGTATCAGCCGCTATAGCCGCTACGCATTCGCCAAGCTGTTCTCGCTTATACTCCAATTTCTTTTCATTTTAATGACACTGCCATGCGACAAGAGACACGCTTCGAAGGTTCCCAGAGTTATGTTGCCACCAGCGACCTGAAGCTCGCTGTCAACGCTGCACTGACCTTGCAGCGTCCGCTATTGATCAAAGGTGAACCGGGCACCGGCAAAACCATGCTGGCGGAAGAAGTTGCTGCCGCATTGAATATGCCCTTGTTGCAATGGCATATCAAATCGACGACCAAAGCGCAGCAAGGCTTGTATGAATACGATGCAGTGTCGCGCTTGCGCGATTCGCAACTTGGCGACGAACGCGTCAAGAACATCGATAACTACATTATCAAAGGCGTATTGTGGCAGGCATTTGCTGCCGACCAGCAAGTTGTTTTGTTGATCGATGAAATCGACAAGGCCGATATCGAGTTCCCTAACGATTTACTGCGCGAACTCGATCGCATGGAGTTCTTCGTCTATGAAACGCGTGAAATGGTGAAAGCCAAGCATAGACCGCTGGTCATTATCACATCGAATAATGAAAAAGAATTGCCGGACGCTTTCCTGCGCCGCTGCTTCTTCCACTACATCAAGTTTCCCGACCGCGACACGATGGAACAGATCGTCGCTGTGCACTTCCCCAATCTCAAGAAAGACTTGCTGGCGAAAGCACTCGAAGTCTTTTATCAAGTACGCGAAGTTGGCGGCTTGAAGAAGAAGCCATCCACTTCCGAATTGCTGGATTGGTTGAAACTCTTGCTGGCGGAAGATATCCCGCCGGAAGCATTGCGCAGCAACGACGACAAGATCATCGTGCCGCCGCTGCACGGTGCCTTGCTGAAGAATGAACAAGACATCAATCTGTTTGAACGACTGGTGTTCATGTCGCGCACGAACCGCTAATACTTGAATAATGTTGGAACCTATCTCATGACTTTCACAAAACCAATTACGTTGACAGGAAAGCGGGTATCCCTTGAGCCGTTGACTCTTGCGCATCGTGATGCCTTGATCGCAGCAGCGGCCGATGGTGATATGTGGAAACTCTGGTACACA is a genomic window containing:
- a CDS encoding AAA family ATPase, whose amino-acid sequence is MRQETRFEGSQSYVATSDLKLAVNAALTLQRPLLIKGEPGTGKTMLAEEVAAALNMPLLQWHIKSTTKAQQGLYEYDAVSRLRDSQLGDERVKNIDNYIIKGVLWQAFAADQQVVLLIDEIDKADIEFPNDLLRELDRMEFFVYETREMVKAKHRPLVIITSNNEKELPDAFLRRCFFHYIKFPDRDTMEQIVAVHFPNLKKDLLAKALEVFYQVREVGGLKKKPSTSELLDWLKLLLAEDIPPEALRSNDDKIIVPPLHGALLKNEQDINLFERLVFMSRTNR